In Panicum virgatum strain AP13 chromosome 5K, P.virgatum_v5, whole genome shotgun sequence, the genomic window TCTGGGAATAAAAGGAGCAAATTACCAGCCAAACAAGATCTGAGCGGCGTGCACATCGCTTACCCGGCGCCGCTGAACTGGAGGGATACCCAGGCGGCGCACGAGCCCTTCGGCTGCAGCGACGGGAGGCGCAACCCCGGCGGCGGGGAAGCGGCGGCTCCCGCAGCGCACGAGCCCCGCAGCCCGCAGCGACGGATGGATTAGGTTTGAGACTGAATCGGACCGAATCGAACTAGCCAAGAGAAAAACCGAACCAAAGCAGCCCACTAGATGTGTTGATCCACTAGACAACAAACCAAttaagatcaaataacaaaacCGGCCCACTAAAACCGGGCTCAGCCCAGACCACTATCAGGTTGACTCGTAGTAGTTGAGTAAAAAAGATAAATAATTGTGTGTTGGGCTAAATATTAAGTTACAACACACTAAATGAAATCACAATGATGTAATAATGTATATAAAAAGACAGACCAGTTGTGTACACGTGACTATAGCTGCAACATTATTGATCTTGCACAAGACGGTTCATGCAGGTTTAGATTGGCTTGCCGGCGTACGTGTCGCCCTCCACGCGACACCAAATTCAGCAGCCACACATCTCATCTCAGTCGTTCTCAACTTCACTGGTGTGGAGCCACGCGATACCATCCGCGAAGCACTTCCCGTACCTCTCCATGCCAGCCGGCTGCAAAGAGACGCCAACCTCCAGCCCGCTGGCGCCGCTCCGGctctccgccaccgccaccgccaccgcaccTGTCCTCGCCACGGACACGATGTCCACCTTCGCCGGCCGGCCGAATCCGAAGTCCAGCTCGTAGACGCGGAACCTCGGCGATCCGGCAACGGACAGGATACCTATACCTTTCGCCATTGCCTCCTTGATGCGGTCCAGCCACGCGTCCATGCTGGGTGTCCCGATGCCGCGCACAGCTTCGTCAatggcggaggcgacggcggcgcacgcgcTGAAGATCCCGgctgctcctgccgccgccagcTCGGCCTTGGGTGCCACCCCGAACGCTGGGCCGACGCAGTTGCCGAGGTACTTTTCCGGGAGGGGAGGCTTCATCCGGGAGCGGTGATCGACAGGGAAGAGAATGTAGGTCACCGAGCCCTCGTCGTCGGAGCCGCAGCTCTCTCTGGCTCCGTGCAGGTAGCACGACCAGACGAAGCCAAGGGTGGCAACAAGAGAggagcaccgcggcggcgcgacgcctCGTCTCATGGCCTCATCGGCCACGATGTCCTTGACGCGCTTCAGGTCGTCCTTGGACAGGGTGAACGTGGCGACGAGCTGGTCGGCGGACATCTTGACGAACTCCATCTCGtcggtgctgggcgccgcctGGAAGAAGATGTCGTACAGGCCCCATGGGTCGGGGAGGAGTGTCCGGTCGATGACGGGAGGTgggggcggcgctccggcgccgGTGCACGCGGCCGCCCAGGTGTGCAGGAAGTGTGTTGAGCCCGAGCCATCGCAAGCGGCGTGGTGCACGGTGACGCCGATGGCGAGGCCACGCCGTGCGGGCAGCACTGTAGCCTGCAGGGCTAGCAGCCTGCCGCCtgtcacggcccacgggccgaTTGGGCCgcgcgggttactgtagcacaagaTCCTGTAGCACCGTGGGGCTCAGCTCCTTAGTTCCGAACCGAAAACAGAGAGGGAGCCGAACCAgt contains:
- the LOC120710141 gene encoding anthocyanin 5-aromatic acyltransferase-like encodes the protein MAMAVAPAPPRLRVLDTALVRPSPILCYSNPRGPIGPWAVTGGRLLALQATVLPARRGLAIGVTVHHAACDGSGSTHFLHTWAAACTGAGAPPPPPVIDRTLLPDPWGLYDIFFQAAPSTDEMEFVKMSADQLVATFTLSKDDLKRVKDIVADEAMRRGVAPPRCSSLVATLGFVWSCYLHGARESCGSDDEGSVTYILFPVDHRSRMKPPLPEKYLGNCVGPAFGVAPKAELAAAGAAGIFSACAAVASAIDEAVRGIGTPSMDAWLDRIKEAMAKGIGILSVAGSPRFRVYELDFGFGRPAKVDIVSVARTGAVAVAVAESRSGASGLEVGVSLQPAGMERYGKCFADGIAWLHTSEVEND